Part of the Nothobranchius furzeri strain GRZ-AD chromosome 2, NfurGRZ-RIMD1, whole genome shotgun sequence genome, CTCTCTACATACATTTATGTTCAGGAGGTTGTACGTCCCTCAGTCCACAGTATCTACAGTATGTTGGCCTCACAGGAGCCGGGCTTCAGGATCTGTAAAGTTACAATATGTTTAACAGCTTTTCTGAACCAGGGATAAAACATGGCATAGATCAGAGGGTTTAGACAGGAGTTAAGATAACCAAGAAACAAcaagaatgttataaatgttgtaGTTGTAAAACTATCtataaaataaaagcagcagtAATATGGACAGAAACACATCAGATACACAACAACAAGAACACCCAGTGTTCTGGCTGCTTTTAGCTCTGATTTCTTTGTTTGTTGTTGCACTGAAAGCTGAAGGGTGACACTTCTATTGTGAGAGTACATGGCACGAGCCTGAGTCACAGCCACCACAAATACTCTCATATACAGAACTATGATGACTGTAACTGGAAATAAAAAGGATATAAACAGATCAAAAGTTCCTACAAGATAATCTACAGACATTGTACATTCTCCAATGCAGGAATTACTCCTGCCTGGCTCAATCAGCATATCTTTTATGAAGAAAATTACATAGAAAGCAACACAGCTCCAACAAAGACAAACACAGAATTTCATTCTTGGTAAGGTTATTCTGGTGGGATAATGCAGAGGGTAACAAATAGCCACATAGCGATCAGCTGATATGAGAACAATGGTTCCAATTGAAGCACTGATAGAAACAGAAGAAACATAATAGTAAAATAAACATGTGATATCACCGAGTATCCAGGTCCTTGTCTTTCTAAAGATTTCAAATGGAATGATTAAAAAGCCCATAAGGAAATCTGACACAGCCAGAGAGAGGATGAGGATGTTAGCAGGTTTCTGGAGCTTCCTAAAAAGAAACAAAGTCAGTCAGTGAGGTTAAAATAACTTATGCAGCGTAGAATCACATTCTGATCAGATAAGAAATTGATCAATTTGATGTTTTTAATTATCTGCCTGAAATAGGAGACTGAGATTATGATGAGGAGGTTTAGAACTGCTGTGATCAGAGAGAAGAAGGACAACACGATGTTCAGGAAGACAGCTTCAGACCAGTGAGGTGTTGGCCTCCTGCAGGACCTGTTGAGTTGTGGAAAACAGAACTCAGCTCCAATCTGTATCTCCATCATCAGATGGATACTGCTGTCTGAGTAGAACCCTGTCACACAGAAAATGTATCCTTTTCTTCCATTACACAATTCTCATTAGTTCCGAGCACAAACCATTACTCTTCCCTTGTGGCCAAAAACATCAAGGCAACAAAAACAAGCTAAAAGATTATGTTAGACAGGAGTCACCATGGACCTGTGGCAGTTTGTCCATAGAGAGCCCTAGGACGCCACCCTCCCATACTTGAAGGGGggaaaaataattaaagtaaACAACTCAAAATGAATTCATATATTTACTATGAATGTGTCGGTTTTGCTTAATTGTGTGTGCCTACCTTGGGgaacacatggacgtaattttgggggggaaaggggggacatgtcccccccacttttaccaaagtcaagttttgacccctgcactcttTACCATCcacaaacaatattactttatattaaattaacactggttgagctttaggaccaagcagaaaacaaccgtttgtgttgaagcctgtttcccattagaacagactgtaaagatacccccacccccacccccgtgttccccccacttctaaagtgaaaattacgtccatggggaaCCAATGGGCTAGAAAACGTGACCCCCCCTCCCCTTCACATttgaatatccatccatccattttcagctgcgtaTATGaggttgggtcacgggggcagcagccatggcagggaggcccagattcccctctccccagccacttgggccagctcctccaggggaatcccaaaaaCATTCACTGGCAAGCCGAGAAACATAGACCCTCTAgcctgtcctgggtctacctttaggtcttctcccagctggatgtgccctgaaaacctcaccagcgaGGTATCCAGGAGCCACCATAACGGGCTCCTCTCGATGCGGAGGAGCAATGGGTCTACTCCGCGCTCCTTCCGGAGAGCCGAgatccagtttttttttcttttccccatgtcctgtctggctgtgaaacaaacagaattaatgtctgaatgcagaTGACAAACCTtagagatttactctcaggtggagcatcaaagcttctgcttttaatgtcacgcctgatactgaaaccttattccgaccagacacgaagacagaggtgaaagagacaaaaaaaaggggggggggggggggtgtaaaatAAACGATCAATGATTAAcaaaagtctgcttctagacctgcagaaggagaaaaaaaaaacaaaaacaacacacaacaatacaacaggagcaagctatcactgcgtcaacctgatgaggaaatgtgaaatcagcattttttttactgaacaatcaaacgataataaatcacagtgcattaagtgccaaccacagcctcaagacatgtgttgaacgtgccaaaGTCCATAcaaatgagagcaccatgtgagcacctgtgtctgTACCCACGCTTGTATATATAAGGTTTCTCTACATGAGCGTCCAATAGGGTTTGTGAGGggtcacagatctgcccccccccctcccccccccaaagatgtgtaggagatggtaaAAGCTCCAAGTCTTagagattcaggagctgccccagagtgcagggaccccagggagactgcaaccacaaAAGCCCctgtccccctcgagaggcacacaggatcgccccggggggccacaaccagcagctggcagagtcccgggggatatcagtggcaagctcacaggcccgcccgcagcctcccacccccaagtcggctgagcccggaacccagcgactcgGGACCCAGATGcggccagccccgccggggacacagcagagtccagggactcagatcccaccaggcagccaccgagattaatcaggcagacaccCCCTGACTCGGGAGctgtgaacactcaggcagaccaaggtgcCACACTCCACTCCAggtgtgcctacaccacgctcaggacaatccagactcttctcatgcatcgttccacaaatgtggaatgacctaccaacactaccagaacaggggcttccttttcaattttcaagaaactcctgaagaccctgctcttcggagagcatcttctaaactagcacccttccTGCacacgtccccctctctactgtccactcctttgttcccacctctccatgatttatcatgctgcctcactgccacctatgactgactggaaattggttgttgttgttgttgtaattgttgttcttagcctcaagggcaacatgccgattatcacttgtaagtcgctttggacaaaagcgtctgctaaatacataaacataaacataaaaataagtgtggcagggggaggggaggcaaagatgtgtagtagcaaaagaagtcccaggagagtggaggagtcaaaagccccacctaacatatgcagtcatacacaaacacagtcacacagtcCCTCCCTGATGTtctcacatacacatacaacctaagacatacaaaaatgcacgccagacacccactcatactccccatacacacaggtactgctgcacaaagggtacaaccatcaccagttccCATAGTTCGACCcttcctgctggggtgctgataaaCAGGCTCCCCACTGaacgccgagcaaagcgacccaccaccccagaccccagccagacggccagatccccctcctagcctccagccctgggaagcctagtgacaacagaggtgtgctaagaccccctagtctccctccctctgctccaatacagtgctggtgcgtgttgatgaggtgtattcgtgagtgtggtgagcgggcagtgcaggcattgtctggcctacgccagctgatgccaccacatcaccccttttCCCCAGTCCTCTGTGTCCAAGTGCAGTttgaaattggaagtgggcaccggcacttgggatgaggctgaaagatcccattGCCAAATGTCATTtactgtgctcactcccaaggccctaagtgtgtgtttgcgtggaatgtcattggtgaaagtgtttaaggtgcaaataaaattggggggcagattGCCACagaaatgcagaaatggggtccatacccacaccccctgacttgttcaccccccaaggtcctatgtgcatgtttgtgtgatgatgtgaaggagcaggaggagaaaaattatGGGGATGGGGAGAAtgtctggttggcctaagccctccagggagccagctcccccactggccccaataggcacctctgttgcaaaaatgccacccagggcatggagaccccagcccattatgccagggcccaaagcagcagcattgcagagcctcacagagtccgagggcaccgacccagccccaccccagcagaatatctactctcatccctgcatttgcacaacttccagaatatataagacataggccatccaggtaaggttgggtcctcccccttctggacatccccctcccctgtgatgggtcagcagaggagccaaggtctacctgatgcccctgagcctgggccaggcactgccgcatgttcctgcctttttcccggcagcatacatgtcatgacccaacccccaaggccctgcccaaatccccacatggggccagccacccccacacccctggacccccagccccccacccagacccgctcagTGGCATctcagctgccaggcagcgacccatggccaccgccaagtcccctaaggggccccactcacaaccgccagtagtccaccccccgaggcaacccaagcacctccagagaagaggaagaagaaaatatcattttatagcgcctctcaagataaaaatcatgaggtgcttcacaaaaacaaaaactgtaaaaatattaaaaaaacatttagaaaatgtttaaaaatatatttaaaatgagcaaaaatagacaattgtgatttaaaaatgtaaagaaagagagagagtgaataggaaagaggaaaatcagtggatcctgaggaaggtggaataggtggggagagcagaataaagagagaggggtgaagaaggtcatacaaaagccagtttgaacaagtgagtcttcagctgctttttaaagaagaccactgagtccactgatctcaggctcagggggagagagttccagtgtctgggggccacagcagcaaatgatctgtcacctttggtctttagcctggtgctgcacaaccagtaggctttggtcactggacctcagggacctgctgggggtgttgggactaagaagatcaccaatgtaagatggtgcctgTGCATGTAAAGTCCTATAGACCaggaccaggatcttgaaatgaaccctgaaattgaccggcagccagtgaagctgaaggtgtggataactgtctcaagttcagagtgggacagaatgggattcagcttagcaatgttcctgagatggaagaaggaagagcgaacaagagaactgatatgagaatccagggtgagagccgggtccaaggtcatgccaagattcctgacagaaggtttggtgagagaagcaagctgaccaagagagtctctgagttTGGGATCCAGCTTGTCTggtgcacagatgaggatctcagtcttatcttcattcagctgaagaaagctcccagccatccaggttttgatagagtctaagcaggtgtgtaacagctgcagcttagacatctcatggggcttaaaggagatgtacagttggatgccatctgcataaagatggtaggagattcctttgaaggagctcaggatggtctgaagaggaagc contains:
- the LOC129159919 gene encoding trace amine-associated receptor 13c-like, producing the protein MMEIQIGAEFCFPQLNRSCRRPTPHWSEAVFLNIVLSFFSLITAVLNLLIIISVSYFRKLQKPANILILSLAVSDFLMGFLIIPFEIFRKTRTWILGDITCLFYYYVSSVSISASIGTIVLISADRYVAICYPLHYPTRITLPRMKFCVCLCWSCVAFYVIFFIKDMLIEPGRSNSCIGECTMSVDYLVGTFDLFISFLFPVTVIIVLYMRVFVVAVTQARAMYSHNRSVTLQLSVQQQTKKSELKAARTLGVLVVVYLMCFCPYYCCFYFIDSFTTTTFITFLLFLGYLNSCLNPLIYAMFYPWFRKAVKHIVTLQILKPGSCEANIL